The Oncorhynchus mykiss isolate Arlee chromosome 17, USDA_OmykA_1.1, whole genome shotgun sequence genomic interval tgcaccgccctatgggactcccaatcacggccgattgtgatacagcctggaatcgaaccagggtctgcagtgccttagattgctgcgccacttgggagctaGTCTTATCtgatatatttatttttctctAAAGTGGTGCTGTTCTCTGTAGAATCCTAGGCCTACATATGTCATGCAATTGTCATGTTATGTGAATCCCCTATGCTCTGCTATCATCTGAATCCTCACATGATTTTCATCGTCTCACGTCGCATTTATTATTGGCAGacaggaaaaggggggaggggtaTGATGTCATGGGAGTTCTAATTTTCCCTCAGCGCCCAATCATGGCCGTTTGCGCTGGTTTTGTGTATTTTCTAATCTCAACTGCCTGGGTGGGGCCTCCGCGGtccggggagagagatggaaaggcgGGGGCTGGTCCCGCATCCTGTTCTCTGCTTGTCTTGAGAAACCGAAACGTGGCCAGATTGAACAGGAAACCGACAAAAACGTGCTTTAGAACGTTGTTGAAGTATATAGGGAGATACTAACTATACTAGCAGTCTGAATACGCTACACACTATCTGTGAATCTCAAGTTGCTGTAGTTACTACATGTTTATTACAGCGGGATACATTTTAAGATATAAATTGTTTTATTAAACGGGAAACTACGCCTATTAGTGCTCCAATCAAAGCAGAATTAGATACAATTTGAGAAATTGTAGCGAAGTCTAATCGCAATATCGTTCCAGAGTCTAACGTTACATTGCAACATTTTGATCATGCAAGACGCGGTCAGTGGTTCGGATAAGAGCCCATCCTTCGGGAAGACGTGGGGCAGCTCCACCAGTAGCGGATACTGCAGTGGGGACTCGGATTCTGAGTTCGAGCAGTACTTTACTGCTCGCACATCATTCATTTGCAAATCCAAGAAAGAGAAGGTAAGAATGATAATTTTATCAGGCAGACAGGACTATGTCAATTGCCTACCAAGCTGTTTCCATTTAGAATATTTCTGTTTAATTAAATTttttattttcacctttatttaactaggaacgttcttatttacaatgacgggttaccccggccaaacccaaacgacactgggccaattgtgtgccgccctgtgggactcccaatcacggccggttgtgagacagcctggaattgaaccagggtctgtagtgatgcctctagcactgagatgcagtgccttagaccgctgcattaTTCACTAATAGCGTGATTGCTGTAGTACCCCGAGTAACTCTACCATGGCtcctttaaaaataataataattgggaTCTGCTGTATCTCTCATATAAAACACGTGTAAAACATTTCACTTCAGACCcgtgttcaatcccaggctgtgtcacagccggccgcgaccaggagacccacgagccggacaattggcccagcgccgtccgggttaggggagggtttgcctggccgggatgtccttgtccaattgcgctctagcgactccttgtggcgggccgggcacatgcacgctgactacggtcgccagctgtactgtgtttcctccgacacattggtgctgctggcttccgggttaagcaagcagtttGGCTTGCTTAACATCTATATTACAATGATGACTCTTACACCCTGATGCTGAGAACCACTCACAAATTAATGTTAAGTGACGTACCCATGATACTGTACCTCTAGTTAAGTTTCGGAACACAAACACACTAGTCATGTATCCTACTGTTCAGTGTTCTACTCTCACATCTGAacaaacattacacttacaaagcTTGCACACACAAGTCTGCATACAAGCCTGCACACATATATCCGCAGGGTTTGAATGAGTAATGGCAAAATATAATCATGTCTGATTAACTAATATTTCCACATCATCTTGAATGTTATTATACAGAGTACAGTACAAAGTGATAACGTCACCGTGAACATTAGTGACTCCTTAGTAGAATGAGTTGGCTCTCATTTTGTGATTGCCTATTTAATAATTAACTGTAGGACATTAACTCAGCAGCCTTTCAATCTGCATTAGCATGTAGGTTATTGATCTGGTTTATTGATCTTTTTTTCACAGCTTGACATTGCTTTATGTAGTTTTGTGTGCCATGAATTCTGGGCAGCTGTGGCCATTCATTTCTCCAATGTGTAAACATCAGCTAACTCTCCGCATTAGGAACATGATTAGTGGGATAAACAACACAAGAGCAATATAGTTTTGAATGGCACCATTCCTAAAGAGTTATTTATTTGTCCCTGTGATTTTCCTACTGATTTAGTTATTTTTCTTGTGATTTTGCCCCAGAGGAGAACTCATGTTGGGTACTGATGGTAGCACGAGCCATGGAGATTAATGGCTATTGATCTATGGAtcatccctcccccctccacgAAAAACAGCTACTGTTGGTCCCCTAATTcagtgtttcccaatcctggtccccAAGTGCCTCCAACAATACAGAGTTTTGTTGTAGCCTTTGACAAACACACCTCACTCAGCTAATTGAGggtttgatgattagttgacaagttgaatcaggtgtgcttgtccagagTTACagtaaaaatgtgtactgttggggtaccTGAGGACTAGGGTTGGGAAATACTGCCCTAATTGATGCGCCTACGTTTTGTGCATCATATGTCCTGAATAACATCCTCACACAGGAAGCAAGAACGCACCACTAGACACCGGAAGTGCATACATGTGGTGGATACCGTGTGTCCATACCAGACATCTCAAGCGGGCgggggatatttttttttacatgaacaCAGCATTAAAGAATGCAGCTCAAAGCCGTTGCAGACATTACAAACAGCTGCACGTTCCCCCATGGTGCCTCCCTCTTCAGAGATAGGAGTTCAGGAACTAGGATTGGTCAGCGCTGACATCATTGTGCTCCACTACTTCCCTATTGTAAGCTATGGCTACGTTGACACTTGACAGGAAGTTTGGAATCTGATGCAACCGGTGGTCATTTGTGAAGGAAGGAGTGGAGCTTACAGGAAGTTAGCACTGTGAAGCATAGGTTGCTATTTAGCACATTTACCAACTCTTCATTATACAGCAGCAACAAGTCCTGAAAAAGCAGTAATGCTGTTTCTCATTCAATACCATTTTGACTTACACCAGTCTAGTGCTTCCTTCCTCTCAGCTACTGCGGGAAAAAACCCAGCTTGTCCACCTCTGGGAATTTTCATTTGGGCTGATTTTCTTAACTAAATGTTTAGTTCAATTGGTCGATATGTCGTGCCTCCTTAACTGTCCCTCTAATCAATTTGAGTTTTTTTCAATATGAAATGTTGTGGGGTGTTAGTTTGCCCCCATTAGGCCCACATAACACATTTCTTACAGGCATCATTTTAGATGCAACACATTTAAACTTGGCTTAAAGTGGTAGAACACAAAAGACTCCCAAGATAACCCTTTTTGTCTTTaggaagatgagagagaaagcaAAATGGAAAGAGGGCTTTTATAGCTGCTTCGACAATTAAAGTGTAGCCAATAAATGGCTTATTGAAATATTGACTCCCTTTTCTATCTCTCTGGTCAGGATGAGCAGGTCAAATGTGGGAAGCAGCAGGAGCTGTCAGGCACAGAGATCCAGCAGAAGGTGAAGGAGTACAATGCTCAAATCAACAGCAACCTCTTTATGAACCTGGTGAGTACTAACAAGTTGCCCTTATACCATTGTAGTAACATTGTAATAAATCTAGTATACCATTGTAGTAACATTGTAATAAATCTAGTAATTCAGTAATTGCTCAGTTACAATACTGCAGAATTACCCCAACAATGTAATGTCTACTATGCAATAACATGTTGATAATGTGTGTTAATGTTACATTTTATGCCAACATTTCTTCATTCTCTTCAACAGAACAAAGATGGCTCCTTCACTGGCTTCATAAAGGTCCAGTTCAAGCTGGTACGACCTGTGTCAGTTCCCCCACCAAGAAAGGGTACTGCAACACAGGATGGTGCGGGCAAGAAGAATGGGGGAGTAAAACGTTGCACCTCTTTCTACCTGCCCAAGGATACATCTAAACACCTACACATCAGCTCCCGGACATGCGCTCGTGAGGTCATCGAAGCCTTGCTAAAGAAGTTCA includes:
- the LOC110494653 gene encoding ras association domain-containing protein 1 isoform X2; translated protein: MQDAVSGSDKSPSFGKTWGSSTSSGYCSGDSDSEFEQYFTARTSFICKSKKEKDEQVKCGKQQELSGTEIQQKVKEYNAQINSNLFMNLNKDGSFTGFIKVQFKLVRPVSVPPPRKGTATQDGAGKKNGGVKRCTSFYLPKDTSKHLHISSRTCAREVIEALLKKFTVVDNPGKFALFERTERHDQVFLRKLPDDERPLELRLCAGPNEKALSLVLKENETGEVNWDAFSMPELKNFVRMLQREEEEHVKQILQRYALARTRMQEAQAAASIPGGSSASGSTPG